AGGATTTTTTTATGAGAACAGCATGGGTGATTGTTTTGTTGTGTCTGGCCGGGCTTGCCCGGGCGGAAATGATTGTTTCCACAGCGGATGGAAACGGTGCGGATACGTTTGTGGGCAATGACAGCAACAAGGGCCCCAACAATAACTACGGTGCAAGTACCACAATGGACATCCGTAATTATACCAATGTACGTGCTCACATTGGATATGTGCGGTTCGATATTACAAGCATCGGCGGTGTGGACCCGACAGGGGCTCGTCTGGAACTGTTTCTTACACAGGCTCAGAACACTCGAACCTGGAACATTTACGGAGTTAAGGACGGTCCGAACGATTTCTGGAATGAGATGACGATTACGTACAACAACAGCCCGTGGATGCTTCCGGCCAGTGCCGGCAATTTTGCTTTGGATGAAACCAAAGTGGTCTTTTTGGGAACGATGTCCGTGCCGGCCGGAGGCAACATGCTCCGCACCTCCGATCCAGCTTCTCTGGATTTGGCTTCTTTCATCAAACAGGACACTAACAATCTGATTACGCTGATTCTCATTGGTCCGGCGGACGGCAGCGGGACTCAGTATTATGTCCTGACAAAAGAAGGACAGGCCGACTCAACGGACCCGACGTTTGTGGCACCGCGGCTGGTTTTGCCCGCTGAGCCCAATCCGTTCTGGGCATCCAATCCGAACCCCGCGATGAATCAGGTGGTTTCCACCAATCTGAACCAGCTGTGCTGGAGCAATCCGGAGCCCAATTTGCCGGGCGGCATCATCACCTGCGATGTCTATTTCGGCACGCGGGAGCCCAATCGTCTGGCGCCGAATTATGATTTGGAATATACACTGGCCGTCAATACGACAAACACCTGTGTTTCGCTGCCGGGCAGTCTGGCTCAGTTTACACGCTATTACTGGGTCGTGGACGTGCGTGATTCTTCTCAGCCGGGCGTTCTCCATCGCGGCCGGGTCTGGTCGTTTAATACGTTCAACATCGGACCTTCTGTGAACGCCGGTCCTGATCAATATATCTGGCTGGGCCATCTTGGTGACCCGGCTACGGCCACGGTGTTCATCAATGCCACGGCGACGGATGACGGTCTGCCGGAACCGCTGACTTATTTGTGGGAACAGCTGAGCGGCCCGACCGTAACCATCAGCCCCAATGATGTCGAAGATATCACTGTGGTCTTTACCGAGGCGGGTGACTATACATTCCGTCTGACCGTCAGCGATGGGGCGGAGTCCAACTCGGATTCTGTACGGGTTTTTGTTGGAACGGATGCCTGCGCAGCGGCCAAAGCCGTGCCTGGATTTGCCGCAAACCGGATGGACTTTAATTCTGACTGTCTGGTGAATCTGGCTGATCTGGCGACCTTTGCCGCTCAGTGGATGGACTGCCGAAGCTTGTCCTGTCCGTAAGAGAGCCGATTGTTCGGCGGGCGGAAGCAATTCCGCCCGCCTTTGAAAAAACTTTTTTTCAGGAGGTTGGAAAGATGAAAAGAGTATTTCTGATTATGCTGACGGTGCTGTGGGTGTCTGCGGCCCAGGGCATTTTGATCACAACCGCAGATGGCAACGGAGCTGATACCTTTGTGGGCAATGACAGCAACAAAGGCCCAAACAGCAACTATGGTGCAAGCGCTACCCTGGATATCCGCAACAATCCAGGAGTACGGGCTCACATCGGGTATATCCGGTTTGACCTGACCGGCGTCAGCGGCGATTTCAGCGGGGCTCAGCTTCAGTTTTATGTAACGCAGGGCGGAGCAACCCGAACCTGGAACATTTACGGCTTAATCGACGGTGTGGATGATTTTTGGGGCGAAATGAGCATAACATACAATACAGCCCCCGGAATGATTCCGACGGACCCGCAGGCCAATGGTACGTACATCATCGACGAGACCAAACTGACCCTGCTTGGAACAGTTCTTGTTCCGAATACACAGCCGGTTCTGGTGACCTCCAGCACAGCAAGTCTGAATCTGGATTCTTTTCTGGCCGCCGATAGAAACAAACTGGTTACCTTTGTGCTGATTCCCACAGGAGGAGACCGGCAGTTTTATGTTGCGGCCAAAGAAGGGCTTGCCTCCAACCCGACCTGGTCAGCCCCGACGCTGATTCTGCCGAATGCTGTGCCGGAACCTGCCTCGCTGATGCTGCTGGCAGTCGGCAGCCTGGCGAGTCGTTTCAGAAAACAAAAACGGTAGGCGTGTTCACAGGGCATTTGCAGACATCAGGGAAGGTCTGCAAATGCCCTTCTATAGCCGCAACCTTCTTTCAAGGAGTGAAACGATGCGAAAAAGCGGGTTTACGCTGATTGAACTGCTGGTGGTAATTGCCATCATAGGGCTGCTTCTGACGATTGTTATGCCCGGTCTGAATCTGGCCAAAAAGAAAGCGGCTTCAGCAGTCTGCTTCAGCAATCTGCGGCAGATGTCCACCGGCTGGTTTATGTATCAGGACGAGAACGGCGGCAGGATTATGAGCTGCCGGATGGAAAATGTCGGGACTCAGACGGTCTGTCAGCAGGGCTGGATTGGTCAGCCGCATCGGGAAACTGATGCCACAAGCTCCTCTCTGTCGATGACGCAGACGGCCCCGCCGGTCACCGATGAAGATGAAATCCGGGGTCTTCAGAAAGGAAAACTGTTTCCTTATCTGGGCACCCCTGAGGTGTATCACTGCCCGGCAGACAAACTGCGCAAAGGATGCGACGGCACACCGCTGTATGTGAGTTATGCGATGCCCTATTGTCTGAACAACGGCAGCAGCAATTCCATCAAAAAGATGGGGGAAATCAATCCGCCCAGCAAACGGTTTGTGTTTGTAGAAATCGGTACGTACGGGTCTCGAAACTGGTCCTGGAACGGGTGGTGGTCGCTGGCAGCGCCCGGCAGCACCTCTGAGCCGTGGGGGCTGCACGACCCGCTGGCCGTCAGCCATGGAAACAGCGCCGTATTCGGCTTCGCAGACGGCCATTCAGAAATTCGCAAGTGGAAGGACACGATTGTGCTGGAGCACTATGCCAAAGGGGCGAATATGAAGCCCGGGGAACTCTATGGAGTGACCTATCCGCCGGCCGGAACGCGCAGTGAAGATATTGAGTGGCTGTCCACCGGCTGGGCGCTGCGCCCGAGACGATAAGGTCTCTTTTCCGGGGAAAAATTCCGACAGCATCCGCGGCCCCAACAGCAAAGGGAGTATCAAATGGTTCTGAAATCGGGTTCTGTTCCGACTCTTCTGCTGCTCTGTTTGTTCAATCTTTCGGAAGATGTTCTTTTTGCCGGTCGAAAAGTTTATAATTTCAATCCCGGCTGGAAAGTTTTTGTCGGAGATTCGGCAGATGCTCAGAGGCCGGATTTTGATGACAGTCACTGGAAGCAAGTGACGCTGCCTTATGCATGGAATCAGGAAGAGGCCTTTCGAAAAGATATTCGGGACCTTTCGACAGGGATTGCCTGGTATCGCAAGCATTTTGTCCTGCCGGAAGGAACGGCCGGACAAAAGGTTTTTCTTGAATTCCAAGGCGTCCGTCAAGCCGGTGAGTTTTATCTGAACGGCTGCTTCCTCGGGCGCCATGAAAACGGAGTGACGGCGTTTGGTTTTGACATCACCAATCTGGTCAAACCGGCTCCGGAAGCGAATGTTTTGGCTGTCCGAGTAGACAACAGCTGGGAGTATCGGGAAAAAGCAACCAACAGCCGTTACCAGTGGAATGACCGTAATTTTAACGCCAACTACGGCGGAATTACCAAAAATGTTAAGCTGCATCTGGCCGGAAAACTCTATCAGACCCTACCTCTCTATACCACACTGGGGACCAGCGGGGTGTACATCTACGCCCGGGACTTTGATATTCCGAATCAAACAGCCGTTGTGTGTGCAGAATCCCAGGTCCGGAATGAGACCGATTCCGCTCAGACCTTTCACTGCGAAGTAAGCATCCAGGATAGGGATGGCCGAATCGTAAAGTCCTTCACAAGCATTCCCTATACCCTGGCGCCGGGGGGCACAGTCATTGTGCAGGCCTCCGGACGAGTGGAAGGACTGCATTTCTGGAGTTGGGGCTACGGGTACTTATATGATGTGATTACAAGGTTAATCAAAGACGGAACGGCGGTCGATGAAGTCCGCACGCGGACCGGTTTTCGAAAAACCGAGTTTCGCGACGGAATGATTTTCCTGAATGACCGTGTGATTCAGGTGAAAGGGTATGCCCAGCGAAGCACAAACGAGTGGCCTGCCGTCGGGGTTTCCGTGCCCCCGTGGATGAGCGATTTCAGCAACCGCCTGATGGTCGAAAGCAATGCGAATCTGGTCCGCTGGATGCATATTACCCCCAGCAAACAAGATATAGAATCCTGCGACCGCGTCGGACTGATTCAGGCGATGCCGGCAGGAGATGCGGAATCGGATGTGAGCGGGCGGCGGTGGGAGCATCGGCTGGAAGTCATGCGGGATGCAATCATTTATAATCGGAACAATCCGAGCATTCTGTTTTACGAAGCCGGCAACAAGGGAATCAGCGAAGCCCATATGGCGGAGATGAAGCACATCCGGGACTGCTGGGACCCGCATGGGGGGCGAGCAATAGGCTGCCGGGAGATGCTCGACAGCCGAATTGCCGAATACGGCGGAGAGATGCTGTATATTAACAAAAGCGCTCGTATCCCGATGTGGGCGATGGAATATTCACGGGATGAGGGACTGCGGAAATACTGGGATGAGTACTCGCCCCCATATCACAAGGATGGGGATGGCCCTCGCCGGGGCAATACGCCGCCGGAGCCGTACAACCGCAATCAGGATTCGCACGCGATTGAAAATGTGATTCGCTGGTACGATTACTGGGAACATCGTCCGGGAACAGGCCGTCGGGTCAGTTCCGGAGGGGTTAATATTATTTTTTCCGATACGAATACGCATTATCGCGGAGCGGAAAATTACCGACGAAGCGGTGAAGTTGATGCGGTGCGGCTTCCGAAAGACGGCTGGTTTGCTCATCAGGTAATGTGGGACGGCTGGGTGGACATTGAGAGGCCGCGAATTCATCTGCTGGGGCATTGGAATTACCAGCCGGAAGTCAAAAAGAATGTTTACGCTGTTTCCGGCGCCGAAAAAGTCGAATTATTCATCAACGGCCGATCGATGGGCTTTGGAGAGCAGAGCTGTCGGTTTCTTTTTACATTCCGCGATATTAGCTGGGAGCCGGGGGCGATTTGGGCCGTGGGCTATGATGCCCAGGGTCGGGAAGTCTGCCGAACGGAGAAAATCACAGCCGGTCCGCCGAAACGGATTCGGTTAACCGTCCATACAGGGCCGAAAGGGCTTCGGGCGGATGGAGCTGATATGGCCCTGATTGACGTGGAGGTGGTGGATGCCGAAGGCCGCCGCTGCCCAACGGCTATGAATCTGATTCGGTTTGAGCTGACCGGACCAGCGGAATGGATAGGCGGTATCGCACAGGGGCCGGACAATTATATCCTGTCCAAAGAGCTGCCTGTTGAGTGCGGCGTAAACCGGGTGATGATTCGTTCGACTGTTCAGGCCGGACAAATCGTGCTGACCGCTGCTTCGGAGGGGCTGGAAGAAGCTCAAATTGAAATCACGTCCCGGCCTGTTGAAGTTGTCAACGGTCTCTGTGTTGAACTGCCGGATGCTGAACTTGTCGGGAATTTGAGCCGCGGTCCGACGCCAAAAGGTCCGTCGCTCCAAATCAGCCGTGTTCCGATTTCCGCCGCTCGGATTACGGCCGGAGCCAATCCGGACCAGGCGATGCTGACTGTCGATGACAACGAACGCACGGGCTGGGAAAATGACGGAACGCTCCGGACGGCATGGCTCAAATACGAATTTTCCGGAGAAACCCTCGTCGGGGAAGTAGTTATCAAGTTCGGCGACTGGCGGAGGCGGACATATCCAATCCGTATTCGGGTTGATGACAAAATCGTCTTTGCAGGAAGGACTCGCCAGAATCTCGGCTATTATACCATTCGATTTGAGCCGGTTCGGGGACGAAGTCTGACGGTAGAGCTGACCGGGCGTCCTGATGAGCAGGATGCCTTTGGGCTGGTGGAAGTCACCGGTCAGAAGGATGAGGCCGGGACGGAAACAGCTGCATCGTCGGCCAGAGGGACATTGAAGATTCTGGAACTGGAAATCTACGGTCCGGTAACCAAACCATAAAACGGCTATTTGCTATGGGGGTTTTATGAAATTCGGAACAGTCTTTCGGTCATGCGTATTCGCGTTGTTTCTGTCGGGAGCCGCTGCTTTTCCGGAAGTGATTTTATCCACGGCAGATGGGAACGGGGCCGATACTTTTGTCGGCAATGACAGCAACAAAGGTCCTGACAGTAATTATGGCGGCTCCTCTACCATGGACATTCGCAACTATACGGGTGTGAGAGCTCATATTGGGTACGTCCGATTTGACCTCAATCCCGTCCGCGGGCGGAATCTGTCGGGGGCTCTTCTTCAGCTGTTTATCACTTCCGCACAGAACTCAAGAACATGGAATGTCTACGGAGTGATTGACGGTCCGGATGATTTGTGGAATGAGATGACCATTACATACAACAACAGTCCCTGGATGCTTCCGGCTTCCTCGGGTAATTTTGCTCTGAATGAAGCGAAGGTGACTTTTCTGGGAACTCTGTTTGTCCCGGCCGGTTCGAATTATACGCTGACTTCCAATCCGTCTTCTCTGAATTTGGATTCTTTTCTTGCCGGCGATACGAACGGGCTGGTAACGTTTGTGCTGATTGGCCCGGCAGACGGCAGCGGTTCGCAGTATTATGCCGCCACGAAGGAGGGAGTTTCCGCCCCTGCCATCATTTTGCCGAATGCCTATTGGATTGAGCCGGCCAACCAGCCGCAGCCGGACGGCACTCAACCCGTTTCCGGAGACAATGTAGTTTTCAGCTGGCGGCCGGGGCAGATTCTCCATCCCACGGAACCCGGCCAGACGATTGCCGACCCGAAAATTACGGGCTTTTATCTGTACTGGATTCAATATCCCCGCGATTCGGAGCCTCAAAGTCCTGATTTTTCCGGCGTAACACCCGTTTATGTTCCGCGAGGTACGCAGGAGCGGGACCAATATCCGATATCCGGTCCCGGTCTTGTCTTTTCAAAGAATCAGGTGGTTTATTGGCGTGTTGATGAATCCATTTACGGTTCGCAGGCGGGGGCTCCGGAAACGGTCACCGGACCGGTCTGGCGGTTTGAAACAGAAAGGACGGCTCCTGCCCGCCGGTATATGGAAAATTTGGGACGCGGTGTAGTTGCCGTACGAAACAGCAGCGGCGTGTTTGTCAGTTGGCGTCTGTTGGGAACCGACCCTGAAGACATTGGATTTAATCTTTACCGCTCTGCGGCCGGTGGACCTCCTGTCAAACTGAACAGCACAGTGCTGACGGGCGGGACCAACTTCACCGATACGACAGCCAATCTTTCTGTGAATAATACCTACTTTGTCAGACCGGTACTGAACGGTGCAGAACAGGCGGCAAGCGGCTCCTATACACTGCCCGCCAACAGCCCGGTCCAGCCGCTGATTGTGATTCCTCTGCAGACAAGCAATACGGATGAGATTCACTTTGTCTGGGTGGGAGATTTGGACGGAGACGGCGAATATGATTTTGTGCTGGACCGTCTGAACTGGGAGGGAAGGCCTCAGTCCCTCGAGGCTTACCGGCGGGACGGTACCTTTTTGTGGTCGGTCAATCTGGGGCCCAACAGCACCAACACCTATACCATAGAACCCGGCTCAGCCACCATTGATGTAGGACACTGGGACGGAGTCACCGTGTACGACCTGGACTGCGACGGAAAGGCGGAGGTTGTGCTTCGCACCGCCCGGGGCGTTGTTTTCGGCGACGGAACGGTTTTGACAGCCCCCAATGACCTGGTGCAGTTCATTTCCGTTTTGGACGGAATGACCGGGGCGGAACGGGCCCGTATTCAGATACCAACCGACTACATTGCAGACGGACCGATGGGAGCGCACATGGGTATCGGCTATCTGAACGGCAAGACGCCGAGCATCATTGCCTCGATGAAAAACCGCATCGGGGATGGGGATTTTAATATGATGATTTGTGCTTGGGACTTTGACGGGACGGCACTGACCCAGCGATGGAAGTGGCTCCGCGGGTCACAAAACTGTCCGGACGGCCACCAAATCCGCATCATCGATGTCGATGGGGATGGAATGGATGAGGTCTGCCATCTCGGCTTTGTACTCCGGAACAATGGAACGCTGCTTTACAATCTCGGCGAGCAGGGAATCGTTCACGGGGACCGCTGGCATATCGGCAAGTTCGACCCCAGCCGGCCCGGCCTTCAGGGATACGGTATCCAGCAAAGCAATCCGAGCGGCCTGCGGTTTTACTACTATGACGCCGGCACCGGACAGATTCTATGGTCTTACTCTGCTTCGGTGGTGGATGTGGGACGAGGAGATGTCGGAGATACAGACCCACGATATCCGGGTTTTGAATGCTGGGCATTTGACGGAATGTGGAACGGTCCGACGGGGATTCAGATTGCGCCGAATGCCCCGTGGCCCTGCCTGCGCCTCTGGTGGGATGGAGATGAGCTGAGCGAAAGCTACAACGACGGCAAAATTGAAAAATGGATTTACAGCACCAGTTCCGTTTCACGGCTTGTCACCACGTGGAACTATGAAACCTATACCCGCAGCGATCGGGGCTGTCCGATGTTTTACGGCGATATTCTCGGGGACTGGCGGGAGGAGGTCATCGTGACCAACAGCAATTATACCAAGCTGGGGATTTTTACCACGAATGTTCCCACCAGCCGGCGGATTTACACCCTTCCGCACAATCCGGCTTATCGAAACAGCATGACGGTCAAAGGGTATATGCAGTCGCATCATGTTGATTTTTATCTGGGAAATGGAATGAGCACTCCGCCTAAGCCGCCGATTCGCTTGGCGGGCGTTCCTTTCCATCCGACGGATTTGGTTCGAGACGGAAAAATTGACATGAACGAC
This window of the Anaerohalosphaeraceae bacterium genome carries:
- a CDS encoding DNRLRE domain-containing protein — encoded protein: MRTAWVIVLLCLAGLARAEMIVSTADGNGADTFVGNDSNKGPNNNYGASTTMDIRNYTNVRAHIGYVRFDITSIGGVDPTGARLELFLTQAQNTRTWNIYGVKDGPNDFWNEMTITYNNSPWMLPASAGNFALDETKVVFLGTMSVPAGGNMLRTSDPASLDLASFIKQDTNNLITLILIGPADGSGTQYYVLTKEGQADSTDPTFVAPRLVLPAEPNPFWASNPNPAMNQVVSTNLNQLCWSNPEPNLPGGIITCDVYFGTREPNRLAPNYDLEYTLAVNTTNTCVSLPGSLAQFTRYYWVVDVRDSSQPGVLHRGRVWSFNTFNIGPSVNAGPDQYIWLGHLGDPATATVFINATATDDGLPEPLTYLWEQLSGPTVTISPNDVEDITVVFTEAGDYTFRLTVSDGAESNSDSVRVFVGTDACAAAKAVPGFAANRMDFNSDCLVNLADLATFAAQWMDCRSLSCP
- a CDS encoding DNRLRE domain-containing protein; protein product: MKRVFLIMLTVLWVSAAQGILITTADGNGADTFVGNDSNKGPNSNYGASATLDIRNNPGVRAHIGYIRFDLTGVSGDFSGAQLQFYVTQGGATRTWNIYGLIDGVDDFWGEMSITYNTAPGMIPTDPQANGTYIIDETKLTLLGTVLVPNTQPVLVTSSTASLNLDSFLAADRNKLVTFVLIPTGGDRQFYVAAKEGLASNPTWSAPTLILPNAVPEPASLMLLAVGSLASRFRKQKR
- a CDS encoding type II secretion system protein, which produces MRKSGFTLIELLVVIAIIGLLLTIVMPGLNLAKKKAASAVCFSNLRQMSTGWFMYQDENGGRIMSCRMENVGTQTVCQQGWIGQPHRETDATSSSLSMTQTAPPVTDEDEIRGLQKGKLFPYLGTPEVYHCPADKLRKGCDGTPLYVSYAMPYCLNNGSSNSIKKMGEINPPSKRFVFVEIGTYGSRNWSWNGWWSLAAPGSTSEPWGLHDPLAVSHGNSAVFGFADGHSEIRKWKDTIVLEHYAKGANMKPGELYGVTYPPAGTRSEDIEWLSTGWALRPRR
- a CDS encoding sugar-binding domain-containing protein, whose translation is MVLKSGSVPTLLLLCLFNLSEDVLFAGRKVYNFNPGWKVFVGDSADAQRPDFDDSHWKQVTLPYAWNQEEAFRKDIRDLSTGIAWYRKHFVLPEGTAGQKVFLEFQGVRQAGEFYLNGCFLGRHENGVTAFGFDITNLVKPAPEANVLAVRVDNSWEYREKATNSRYQWNDRNFNANYGGITKNVKLHLAGKLYQTLPLYTTLGTSGVYIYARDFDIPNQTAVVCAESQVRNETDSAQTFHCEVSIQDRDGRIVKSFTSIPYTLAPGGTVIVQASGRVEGLHFWSWGYGYLYDVITRLIKDGTAVDEVRTRTGFRKTEFRDGMIFLNDRVIQVKGYAQRSTNEWPAVGVSVPPWMSDFSNRLMVESNANLVRWMHITPSKQDIESCDRVGLIQAMPAGDAESDVSGRRWEHRLEVMRDAIIYNRNNPSILFYEAGNKGISEAHMAEMKHIRDCWDPHGGRAIGCREMLDSRIAEYGGEMLYINKSARIPMWAMEYSRDEGLRKYWDEYSPPYHKDGDGPRRGNTPPEPYNRNQDSHAIENVIRWYDYWEHRPGTGRRVSSGGVNIIFSDTNTHYRGAENYRRSGEVDAVRLPKDGWFAHQVMWDGWVDIERPRIHLLGHWNYQPEVKKNVYAVSGAEKVELFINGRSMGFGEQSCRFLFTFRDISWEPGAIWAVGYDAQGREVCRTEKITAGPPKRIRLTVHTGPKGLRADGADMALIDVEVVDAEGRRCPTAMNLIRFELTGPAEWIGGIAQGPDNYILSKELPVECGVNRVMIRSTVQAGQIVLTAASEGLEEAQIEITSRPVEVVNGLCVELPDAELVGNLSRGPTPKGPSLQISRVPISAARITAGANPDQAMLTVDDNERTGWENDGTLRTAWLKYEFSGETLVGEVVIKFGDWRRRTYPIRIRVDDKIVFAGRTRQNLGYYTIRFEPVRGRSLTVELTGRPDEQDAFGLVEVTGQKDEAGTETAASSARGTLKILELEIYGPVTKP
- a CDS encoding DNRLRE domain-containing protein; amino-acid sequence: MKFGTVFRSCVFALFLSGAAAFPEVILSTADGNGADTFVGNDSNKGPDSNYGGSSTMDIRNYTGVRAHIGYVRFDLNPVRGRNLSGALLQLFITSAQNSRTWNVYGVIDGPDDLWNEMTITYNNSPWMLPASSGNFALNEAKVTFLGTLFVPAGSNYTLTSNPSSLNLDSFLAGDTNGLVTFVLIGPADGSGSQYYAATKEGVSAPAIILPNAYWIEPANQPQPDGTQPVSGDNVVFSWRPGQILHPTEPGQTIADPKITGFYLYWIQYPRDSEPQSPDFSGVTPVYVPRGTQERDQYPISGPGLVFSKNQVVYWRVDESIYGSQAGAPETVTGPVWRFETERTAPARRYMENLGRGVVAVRNSSGVFVSWRLLGTDPEDIGFNLYRSAAGGPPVKLNSTVLTGGTNFTDTTANLSVNNTYFVRPVLNGAEQAASGSYTLPANSPVQPLIVIPLQTSNTDEIHFVWVGDLDGDGEYDFVLDRLNWEGRPQSLEAYRRDGTFLWSVNLGPNSTNTYTIEPGSATIDVGHWDGVTVYDLDCDGKAEVVLRTARGVVFGDGTVLTAPNDLVQFISVLDGMTGAERARIQIPTDYIADGPMGAHMGIGYLNGKTPSIIASMKNRIGDGDFNMMICAWDFDGTALTQRWKWLRGSQNCPDGHQIRIIDVDGDGMDEVCHLGFVLRNNGTLLYNLGEQGIVHGDRWHIGKFDPSRPGLQGYGIQQSNPSGLRFYYYDAGTGQILWSYSASVVDVGRGDVGDTDPRYPGFECWAFDGMWNGPTGIQIAPNAPWPCLRLWWDGDELSESYNDGKIEKWIYSTSSVSRLVTTWNYETYTRSDRGCPMFYGDILGDWREEVIVTNSNYTKLGIFTTNVPTSRRIYTLPHNPAYRNSMTVKGYMQSHHVDFYLGNGMSTPPKPPIRLAGVPFHPTDLVRDGKIDMNDFAVLSSQWMNSPAVPSADLAPAGGDGQVNLADLVFFCENWLTVDLD